In the genome of Oncorhynchus clarkii lewisi isolate Uvic-CL-2024 chromosome 4, UVic_Ocla_1.0, whole genome shotgun sequence, one region contains:
- the LOC139407660 gene encoding neuromedin-U, which yields MKTSQCQSRVSQSGSASYMSSLSTSAMNPLSSASLILLVLLISAIPICKSSPIQQQRATLDQYQLLNQLEDVCSSYLSADLPFRIPNVLGELCVLMLVQKSKKGWDNPSKRFLFHYVKQQGAGLTEEASPVMHPLLQLVPQLHTRRERGEEFVFRDHLQGPGGIQSRGYFLYRPRNGRRSLEFE from the exons ATGAAGACCTCTCAGTGCCAATCCAGAGTATCTCAGAGCGGCAGCGCGAGCTACATGAGCAGCCTCAGCACCAGCGCAATGAACCCGCTCAGCAGCGCGAGCCTCATCCTCCTTGTTCTCCTCATCTCAGCGATCCCCATCTGCAAAA GTTCTCCAATACAACAGCAGAGAGCAACACTAGACCAGTACCAGCTTCTCAACCAG CTAGAAGATGTGTGCTCATCCTACCTTTCTGCAGACCTGCCATTTCGG ATACCCAATGTTTTAGGAGAACTCTGTGTGTTGATGCTTGTACAGAAGTCTAAG AAAGGATGGGACAATCCTAGTAAAAGG TTTTTATTTCATTATGTTAAGCAACAAGGTGCTGGCTTAACAGAGGAGGCG TCCCCTGTGATGCACCCTCTACTGCAGCTAGTTCCTCAACTCCATACcagacgagagagaggagaggagtttgtATTCCGC GATCATCTCCAGGGACCTGGAGGAATTCAGAGCAGAGGGTACTTCTTATATCGG CCAAGAAATGGAAGAAGATCCCTAGAATTTGAGTAA